From the genome of Jaculus jaculus isolate mJacJac1 chromosome 17, mJacJac1.mat.Y.cur, whole genome shotgun sequence:
TTCGTGGAACTTTATTCACTGAATTGTTTGTGAATATACAAGTGTTTGTCCTGTCTGCCCCAACCCTATCCATATTTACAGCTGATTTGATGGTACAAATGGGACTTCTGAGGCTCCTTGTCCTCAATAGGCTAGGGCACTGGCCTCTGGTGAGTGTAGACTTCATCACCAGTGATAAGCAAGGGAGGCCTTAGAGACCGCATGTGAAACTGCCGGGTGGAGAAAATCAGTTCCGACCTGTCATCAGAAGACAGCAGCCTGATAGGAATGTGACAAAGTTAATGCAGGAGACAGTGTCCATCCTTCCAACTGCTTGCAAGATTGACAATGATTTTGTTTTGCCTGTgctgacttttttgtttgcttgttttttagtttttcaagatagggtctcactctagctcaggctgacctggaattcactatgtagtctcagggtggccttgaactcactgcgatcctcctacctctgcctcctgagtgctgtgattaaaggcgtgcgccaccatgcccagcatttttttttaagcaagcccaacagactggactgtTTTTTGTggggtgtttgtttgttcgtttgtttgtttgtttttgaggtagggtctcactctagcccaggctgacctggaattcactatgcagtctcagagggtgtccttgaactcacagtgatcctcctacttctgcctcccaagtgctggaattaaaggcatgcacctcacCAATACCCAGCTCAGTTTTTAACACGTATTCAGCTCTCTTCTTCATTTTTACACCCCTAGATGGGATCAGCAGGTTGAGGAAGGGGTCAGTGGCTTGGTGTAGACCATGTGACAATATATCAAGAAGAGGAGAGCACGAGCAGGGTTGGCTCCGGGGGCGCGGTGAGGAGAGACATGAGGCTGAGCTGGGTCCATCTGCCTGAGCCCCTGGCCTCAGCCACGGGAGCCGAGGGCAAACGGAAGCTACAGATCGGGGTGAAGAAACGAGTAGATCACTGTGCTATCAAGTCACGCAGGGGAGATGTCTTACATATGCACTACCCGGGGAAGCTGGAAGATGGAACAGAGTTTGACAACAGTCTGCCTCAGAACCAGCCCCTTGTTTTCTCCCTTGGTACCGGCCAAGTCCTCAAGGGCTGGGACCAGGGGCTGCTGGGGATGTGCAAAGGGGAAAAGAGGAAGCTGGTGATCCCATCTGAGCTGGGGTATGGAGAACGGGGAGCACGCCCAAAGATCCCAGGTGGAGCAACCCTGGTGTTCGAGGTGGAGCTGCTCAAGATTGAGAGATGTTCAGAACTGTAGAAGGCTGCAGCGGAGGCAAGGCCCCATCAGGGACCAgactgtttaaaaacaaaaagccttaAAAACCAAAGAAGAGGAGGTGTGGCTGGGAGGTAGCTGAGACCCTGTGGCCAACAGTCTCAGGAGTGCTGTTGAGGAGCATGAACTGTTCTGTCAGCAGTAGGTAGCTGTCAAAGAAGGTtcttagagccgggtgtggtggcgcacacctttaatcccagcattcgggaggcagaggtaggaggatcgcgtgagttcaaggccaccctgagactaaatagtgaattccaggtcagcctgggctagagtgagaccctacctcacccccccaaaaaaaataataaaataaatgagagttGTGGAAGAAGCCCAAGCAGGTGACAGGCCAGATCTGCTCAGATCTCTAGACCCACATAAGAGCCAGAAGCTGTTGTGAGCTTCTGTCATCCCCACACATCTATGGAGAGATAGGAAGTTCACAGACCAgctagcaaacagagcagtggatGAAGAGGAAGGCAAGCACCAGTACCTGAGGATCTGAACGCTGTCTTCTGGCTTCCATATATATGCCATGGCcggcacacacctgtgcacatgctcgcgtatatgtgtgtgtgtgcatgtgcacacacatgcatatataccaaaaaaaaaaaaaataggtgtagTGGTgcttatctttaatcccagcacttgggaggctgaggtgggattactgtgagtttgaggccagcgtggagctacagagtgagtttcaagctAGCCTGGTAAAGCCAggccctatcttggaaaaaagttacaaaaaataataatcatcatgTTGCTTATCTtgccccttttttgtttgtttgttttgttttcccttttggTTGAATGTAATTCCAACATCTGAGTGGTCCCTTCATTTTTGAGCATGTCATGATAACCCTGCATGGCTTTCCCAGATCTCACCCAGTTTCTTTCAGACTAACCCTTCCTTAGGCTAGGgatgtagttcaatggtagaatGTTTGTCTAGagtgcatgaggccctaggttcaatcccaagagagagagaaacagagagacaaagagattgAAATTAAGCCTTCCAGAAGACTGCTCCCATAGTTTCAGGATTTCACCGCAGTTGACCATGGAGGGACCAGGCTCCAAAGTGCAAATCTGGACCATGTGGGGAGGGTGCCGCCTGTTCTAGCATCTGACACCTTCTTCCAGGGACCTGGTAGATGAAGCAAAGGACTACCACCTCATGCCAGAGCGCCGACCCCATCTGCCCGCTTTCAGGACTCGGCCTCGCTGCTGCACATCGATTGCTGGGCTTATCTACGCTGTGGGGGGCCTCAATTCAGCAGGTATCTTGCAAATCCCCTTTGCAGAGCCCTTCCTAGGACCCCTGGCCTTCCCTTTATGCTGCTGCTTCTGTTCCCCATCTTAATGTGCTTTTAACTGCACTACAGTTAGAGCTTACTATGTATTCTTACCATGGAATCAATGTCGTGCTAAAATACCTTGAAGAATTAAAtgtgagccaggcacggtggtgcaggcctttagtcccagcactcaggaggcagaggtaggaggatcactgtgaattcaaggccagcctgggactacaaagtgagttccaagtcagcctggcctacagtgagaccctaccttgagaaaaaaaaaaaaattagatttgacaagccaggagtggtgacacatgcacatgcctgtaattctcgGCACTCGAGTGatgcagacaggaggatcatgaaatcaagactaccctgagctacatagtgagacccttacaaaataagaaaaaaaaagagctggacacTCAGGAAGAAGAGACCAGAGGCTTTGTGCAAGTTAGAGGCTAACCAGAGCtatgtagcaagaccctacctcaaagcagtCCCCTCACCCTGTGCCAAAAATAAGCCATGCCAGTAGCACCACTTactataatccctgcactggggaggttgaggtaggatcaTGAGGTCCacgccagtttgggctacatagcgagttcctgtctcaaaaagaattaagtttaggggctggagagatggcttagcaattaaggcatttgcctgcaaagccaaaggacccaggattgattccccaggacccacattagtcagatacacaaggggccgcatgcatctggagttcatttgtagtggctggaggccctggcacacaaataaataaataaaataaaagaataaaagaatttaGTTTAggatggcatggtggcacacacctttaattccaaaactcatgaggcaaaggtaggagaatctccgtgagttcaggccagcctaaagtgagtgccaggtcagcttggactagagtgagactgtgcctccaaaaaataagcaaacaaagaaTTTAAGTTtagttgagtgtggtggtgcatgatgTGTTGAATCTTAgcaagggaggctgaggtaggaggattgccttgagttcaagccagcctggagctgcagagtgatttccaggacaccctgggctagagtgagaccctaccttgaaaaaaacaaaaacaaacccggAGGTGGGTGGGGAAATGAATTGGCTTTGGTTAGGTTAGCAGAGCTAAAATTTAGAGATGAGGAAGTTGATGTCCAGAGAACTTGTGCCCTACATACCTAAATTACTACTCTGGGTAGAATGAGATCTAGAACTTTCTTCCCTAGAAAAATCATGTTTCCTATATATAGCATTTACTCAGTCATAGAGAAAATACAGTCAGAGACCCACTCagttctttgtgttttgttttatcctttttttttttttattttaaagcagggtctcactttagctcaggctggccttaagctcacagagattctcccaTCTCAGTagcgctggaattaaaagcatgcggTTCCACCCACCTAGTTCTGTAACCAGCCTACTCACATCCAGTCCCGTGGATCTCTGTGTTGGGCTGTGAGGATGGTACCAAGAGGAGGATTGTCCGAATACTCAGGCCTGCTGCCACCAGCAATGCGTCGTTactcttcacacacacatgttgtGAGGTCACACAAATTTTACACGCACACACTATTGGCAGCTTCCGTATTACACAATCGCATTTGTaggaaagcctcctggaagcccCTCTCTCCTGGGAGAACTTGTGGGCAGTCCTGCACAGTTCTGTTTTCAACTGAAGGTTCATGAAACAAGTCTTCtgtgtgcctataaccccagcacttggaaggtcaaGTCAAGAGAATCAGGACTTCACGTcctcatccttggctacatagcaaatttgaggctaGACTGAGCCAAAAAAGGCTCATTTCTCAAAAAATAGaaactagaccctacctcgagaaacccaaacaaaaataaacaaacaaacaaacaaacaaattgagtgtggtggtttatgcctgtaaccccagtactcaggagactgaggcagaagaaatGCCATAAGAAAACTCGAGACAACCTAGAAAAGGTAAATCCTTAATTCACTAATGCACTGAGAGGGCAGCAAGTGCTCAGTGCCGCCAGACAGCCTGTAGCAGGGAAGGTACTTATTTGAATTGATAATCACTGAAGCCTCAGGGAAAGGGTAGGGTTGGAATCATCCCCTGCTGCTATAAGCATTAGGTATATTCTAGACCCATGCTAGGCGCAATACTATTGTCATTTCCCATTGTAGCAGCTCTGCCTTAAAGCCCACACATGAAACAGAGGATGGGGACACAAAGCATCTTGTCTAGGGTCATTTCCTAGTAAGTGAAAGTTAGCATTGGGACCCATGCACTtcactccgtgtgtgtgtgtgtgtgtgtgtgtgtgtgtgtgtgtgtgtgtgtgttacagggCATGTTTCCTGTCTATTACAGAAATGCTATTTGCCTTTATTGGCTATAAAAACAAGAGGCatatctgccgggtgtggtggcgcacgcctttaatcccagcactcgggaggcagaggtaggaggatcaccgtgagttcaaggccaccctgagactacagagttacttccaggtcagcctggaccagagtgagaccctacctcgaaaaaccaaaaaaaaaaaaaaaacaagaggcatATATGATTGTAACTAAAAATTACCCTCACTAAAAAGTAAgtactgccaggcgtggtggcacatgcctttaatcccagcactcgggaggcagaggtaggaggatcgcccatgagttcaaggccaccctgtgactatgtaaggaattccaggtcagcctgggccagaatgagaccctacctcaaaataaaacaaacaaacaaacaaaaaaaaacagtaagtgcCTCCTGATTCTGATTTTCCTTAAAGGAAAATCATCATGGCTGGAATTTTTAGTGGACCCTTGTGCCCTGAGTAATTTGTGGGAAAAGCTAATAGAGTCAAGTCAAATGTTCCATATAATCAATGCCCAATAGCTGTGATCTAAACAAGCGgtctcatttgttttaatttgagtaGCAAATTTTTATGCAGGTGATTCTCTGAACGTGGTGGAAGTGTTCGACCCTATTGCCAATCGCTGGGAGAAGTGCCACCCCATGACGACAGCCCGCAGCCGTGTGGGCGTGGCTGTGGTGAACGGGCTTCTGTATGCCATCGGGGGATATGACGGCCAGCTGCGGCTGAGCACCGTGGAGGCCTACAATCCAGAGACGGACACGTGGACCAGAGTGGGGAGCATGAATAGCAAGAGAAGGTATTCTGGAAGCAGACCGAGCAAACACACTGAGCATCTGGGGAGCCCCACACAGGTGCACACAATAAAGTAAAAGCCAAGCTTTGGCCTGGGGAAGTCCAGCAGCCAGGCCAGCCACTGCCAACACCTCCCATAAAATACCTGCTTTGTCCTTTGAGGAACTTGGGGAGCCAAGACATGGACATGTGGAAGTTGTATTGTTATTTAAGTGCCagataaaaactgaaaatgtatATTATGGAAGattcaaggagggagagagactgaactGGAACATGTGGAAGATTTCAGGGAAGAGGTGGGATTAAAGCTGAAACCTCAAGAATCAGGAGCATTTAACCTCAATAATGAAAGGAAATCCAAGAGgagggttatttttgtttttagggtttttttttttggtctttgtttttgtttttttcaaggtagggtctcattgtagcccaggctgacctcaaactcacagcgatcctcctacctctgcctcctgagtgctggaattaaaattgggtaccaccacacccagctggttttgttttttgttttttttccaggtagggtctcgctctagcccaggctgacctgtaattcactgtgtagtctcagggtggcctccaactcactgcaatcctcctacctctgcccccatgtgctggcattaaaaggcctgcgccaccataccaggccaaggtatttttcttaatacttcctttttccccccaggattctttttttttttttgaggtagggtctcacttcagctcaggctgacctggaattctctatgtagtctcagggtaatcctgaactcacagtgatcctcctgcctctgcctcccgagtgctgagattaaaggcgtgcgccaccacgcccgaacCCCCCTAGGATTCTTGCTATTACATATGCTCTCACTGCCCAGGGCGTGTATGAAACTAAGCTGTGTTTTATACGTCAGTCGCATACATCCTTCAGATGTGAAGACAAAAGTATGTGCAAGATGGACCAAGGTTTAATGTCCCCGAACATGGTCTGGCTACTTGTTTCCTCTGCCACTTCCCGCTCATGTTCCCTGAATCAGAAGTGGGGTTGGAAGACATCTTATCAGTGCCTCTGCTTGTCCCTCTTGGTCTGAGATAGCAGGCACCAGCTGTCCTTACATCAACATGGGCTATGGGGGCAGGAGGAGCCGTACTACGGAAGGAGCGTCACTGGACAATTCTTTGCTCTTCTGTCCCTGTTAGCCAGAGCAAAGGAGTGTTTTCAAATTGTACTCTATGTCTGTCCTCAGAGGACCAGTGGAGGAGAAAGAGCAGTACCAGGCCCCTTACCCATTTAACCAGACAGCTCTACATTTATTTTTCACACATTGTGTGTATATTGAACTTCCTTGACAAATATACAATCTTAGGAAGGAAAAACTATCTTAACGGAGTttgaaggccgggcgtggtggcgcacgcctttagtcccagcactcaagaggcagaggtaggaggactgccatgactacatagtgaattccaggtcagcctgaactagagtgagaccctacctcaaaataaataaatgaataaaaatttaaagataaaaaaaaaagagtttgaaaaCCACTAGACCAGTTGCTTCTCAGTGGCCTTCTGGGTAATTCTATGGCCTAATAGTTTGCCTCACAGACCCATTTTCCTGGCCATATCTTAGGGACTTTACTTGTAAGATCATGTGACTAGGATGGAAAAACAGTGAGGTAAAAGCATGTGTGGTGAGGAAGTTGTAGGAAGTCCTTTGCCACATAAAAGTGACAGGCACATTCCATATCCCGCAGTATTAGCATGTGGCCATGAATCAGAGGATGTGCCTTTGTAGcagtaaaaccagattcacaaagggtcTAAGTAAGGTCCTTTTGGAAAATAATACGTGCATGTGATTCTCCCAAAGATGTTTTCACGGATCCCTCCTTCCTCGCTTCCTCCCTTCCGCCTTGCTGTTCCCCCCTTTCTCCGTCCCCTGGACATTTTGCAGCTTTTTGTGATTCAGGGATTCATTGCCACATATCACCAACCACAAGTGGTTTTTCTACTTGGCCTGTTGGAGTGTTACTTAGCAGGAAAGTCCTCTGGGTACGCCTTTGCTTTGCCATGGTTAATACCCTGGTATTAGCAGCATGGACCCAGTTCCATTCTTCCCTTTTAAATTGTAGGTTACTTTAAAAATGGTCTTAGTCACTTCTCTGCTGACATCCCACGTAGCACTCTGTCCTACCAGTCACTGAAATCTTCCTTTCTgtcatctttccttctttttaaaatttatttatttttaattaattaatttttgttgttgttgttgtttttcaagatagggtctcactctagcccaggctgacctggacttcactatgaagtcttatggtggcctcaaactcacagcagtcctcctgcctctacctcccgagagctgggattaaagacgtgcgccacctcgcccggctccATCTTTCCTTCTTGTCTCCTCTAATCATCCAGGCCTGCCATGTTACAGCTTGTTTGCACTGGACATAGCACTTTCTTCTCTCATCATACTCGTCTTTCCCTCTTATTTGCTGATTTGTTACAATTTTGGGCCACCTCTTAAATTCATTCTCATTAGATGCATTACAATATTTCGTGTCCATATCTAGAAGGATATTAGCTGGTTAGTGAATGTGTCatctttttgtgttgtttttgaggtactctagcccaggttggcctagaatttattctgtagccccaagctggcctccaactcacagtgaaaAGTTTTCCTACCTGTCTCCTggatgctgggactaaaggcatgggccaccacacccagaaaatttGTCATCTTGTCATAGTCTTTGCCTAAGTTCCTGTCCTCTTTGAGGCTGGTTCAGAGGGTCTGTTACTACATTGTTTAGACGAGTTTAATTTCCCATATATACTTGAAAGGTGACAGTAATCTTGGATTTTCTTGTTAGATCCTCAGATTCACTTGTCTTTTATAGTGTCAGCTATGAGAATAATAAATCGGGAAGCTTTGCTTTCATGTTtaatttttcatctggctttttgtagaaTTGAAGATGAAATCCAGACCCATGGGTCTTTGATTTTAGGACAGCATGGCAATGAGATAAAGGGAGGCTGGGCTTGTATCATTTAAGCCCCAGACatgctttccccaagcagccttGAAAAACAGGCCCAGCCCTCAGCCAGCTGCTCATTTGTACCATAACACAACAGAGACAAAGGAGGAGCCACGCAAGGCCCCGAGTTACACTTCGGAGGGAATTAAATAGGAAGCACAGCAAAGGAAGCACAGCAAACACGCCGTGTGGGGCCCGTTGTGTACAAGACAACACAGAAATCACTGTTGAGGTCACAAGATGAAGCTCTGGGTGTCTTTCAGGAGGTCCCTGTTTGTGCAAAGATGGCAGAGAGAATCCTAGCAGTACACGATGACAGAACTTAAGAGAACTTTGGCTTGCCCTCCACGCTTTTGCTtattttggttggtttggtttgtctcttgagacaaggtctcactctgtaacccaggctggcctcaaactcaagatcctcctgcctcagcctcctgagtgccagcatTATAAGCTTGTACCTGCCCTTTGCTCACCActcctttgttctgtttttgttgttcaaggcaaggtctcactctagcccaggctgacccagcactctgtagtcgcaggctggtaTTCAcggaaatcctcccacctctgcttcccaagtactcggactaaaggcatgtgccactaggccTGGCCCTTTTGggactttcctgtcttttttttctggtttttcatgtTCGCCATTATTAACCTAGTACCTAGAACAGTGTGCTGTGCAGGTGACTAATGAAAGTctggtaaatgaatgaatggttgTAGCCACTTGGAGCTGAGGGGTTGACTCAGTGTGGGTAAGATCACTTGCTGCATAAGCTtgcagacctgagtttgagccccaacaGTCAAgtttttaaaagggggctggtcgagaggatcgctgtgagtctgaagcctccctgagactacatagtgaattccaggtcagcctgggctaaagtgaagccctaccttaaaaaaaaaactaaacaagggggctggagagatggcttagcggttaaggcacttgactgcaaagccaaaggacctaggttcaattccccagaacccacataagtcagatatacaaggtggctggaggccctggtgcacccatattcattctcttctttcttccctctctctctccctccctccctctctatctcaaataataaataaataaaatattttaaaaagagcttgGAGTCGtggcgcagaggtaggaggatcaccatgagtttgaagctcccctgagactccatagtgaattccaggtcagcctgggctagagtgagatcttaccttgaagaaacaaaacagaaaaaatacaaagagGCAGTTGGCAGATTAACTTCCCAGTGGTCATGGCAGACGCTTGGATGACAGTTCTGTCTGTTTCAGTGCCATGGGGACAGTCGTGCTGGATGGGCAGATCTACGTCTGTGGAGGTTACGATGGCAACTCTTCCCTCAACTCTGTGGAAACCTACTCACCTGAGACAGACAAGTAAGATTTCAGCTCCTAGGGCAACTTATTAGCCTATATGAAAaagttaagctgggcatggtggcacacgcccttaatcccagcactcaggaggcagtgacaggaggatcaccgtggagGACAGGAGGATTCAtcgtagtgaattcctggtcagcctgggccagagtgagaccctacctcgaaaaacaaaagaaaaagaaaaaagagtccctggtgtgctttCTGTCCTTACTagtaagtaaaaacatttttaaagtattttatttattatttatttatttatttgtgagagagagaggggcagacagagaatgggcacaccagggcctccagccactgtaaacaaactccagacgcatgcaccaccttctacatctggcttatatatggGCCTGAGGAAttgaccaaggtcctttggcttgcagacaaatgccttaaccactaagccatctctccagccccagcttaaaaaaaaaaaaaaaaactctcgccgggcgtgatggcgcatgcctttaatcccagcactcgggaggcagaggtaggaggatcgccgtgagttcaaggccactctgagactacagagttaattccaggtcagcctgaaccagagtgagaccctacctcacaaaaccaaaaaaaaaaaaaaaaaaaaacaaacaaaaacattaagtgtagttatttatttat
Proteins encoded in this window:
- the LOC123455544 gene encoding peptidyl-prolyl cis-trans isomerase FKBP2-like, with the translated sequence MHYPGKLEDGTEFDNSLPQNQPLVFSLGTGQVLKGWDQGLLGMCKGEKRKLVIPSELGYGERGARPKIPGGATLVFEVELLKIERCSEL